Part of the Fusobacterium sp. DD2 genome is shown below.
GGAAAAATTCCTAGAGGTTCTGTAGTATGAGACAGGTTATAAACAGAGCTGGAATAAAAGAGGATTTGGATATAACAAAAATAAGAGAAAAACTCATAAAAGCATGTGATGGTCTTGAAGTAAATATGGTACAACTGGAAAGCCATATTGATTCAATATATCAGGATGGAATAACAACTAAAAAAATTCAGGAATCTCTTATTAACCAGGCTGTAAGTATGGTGTGTTTTGAAGAACCTGACTGGACTTATGCAGCTGGTAGACTTCTTATGATGGAGACAGAAAGAGAGGTCTTTCATAAAAGAGGATTCTCTTATGGAGATTTATTTAGAACTATCTCATATCTCACTGAGTTAAAATCATATGACGCAAGATTACTTGAATATTCAAAAGAGGAGATAGATACACTAAACAGTGTTATTGATCCTGAAAGAGATATGCTTTACGACTATGCTGGGGCAAATATGTTTGTCAATAGATACCTTTTAAAATACAGAGGAAAGACATTCGAACTTCCTCAGGAGGTATTTATGTGCATAGCTATGCTCCTTGCAATAAATGAAGAGGATAGAGTAAATACAGCTATTAGATTTTACAACGCTCTATCACAGAAAAAAATATCATTAGCAACACCAATCCTTGCTAACTTAAGACTTCCTAAAGGAAACTTGTCATCTTGCTTTATCACAGCTATTGATGATAATATTGAGTCTATTTTCTATAATATTGATACAATTGCTAAAATAAGTAAAAATGGCGGTGGTGTAGGTGTCAATATCTCCAGAATAAGAGCAAAGGACTCAATGGTAAATGGATATTTTAATGCAAGCGGTGGAGTAGTTCCGTGGATCAGAATTATAAATGACACTGCTGTTGCTGTAAATCAGCAGGGACGTAGAGCAGGTGCTGTAACTGTAGCAATTGATTCATGGCATTTGGACATTGAAAGATTTTTAGAGCTTCAAACTGAAAATGGAGATCAGAGAACAAAAGCTTATGATATCTATCCACAGGTTGTAGTTTCAGATTTATTTATGAAAAGAGTAGAGGAAAACAGTGACTGGACACTTGTAGACCCTTATGAGATAAGACAAAAGTACAATGTTGAGCTTTGTGAATATTATGGAGAGGAATTCGAAAGATTATATCTTGAAATAGAGAAAGATTCATCTCTTACTCTTCGTAAAGTAATAAATGCAAGAGAACTGTTTAAAGAGATAATGAAGGTACAGATAGAGACTGGAATGCCTTATATTTTCTTTAAGGATAATGCCAACAAAGCAAATCACAACAGCCATATGGGTATG
Proteins encoded:
- a CDS encoding ribonucleoside-diphosphate reductase subunit alpha; translated protein: MRQVINRAGIKEDLDITKIREKLIKACDGLEVNMVQLESHIDSIYQDGITTKKIQESLINQAVSMVCFEEPDWTYAAGRLLMMETEREVFHKRGFSYGDLFRTISYLTELKSYDARLLEYSKEEIDTLNSVIDPERDMLYDYAGANMFVNRYLLKYRGKTFELPQEVFMCIAMLLAINEEDRVNTAIRFYNALSQKKISLATPILANLRLPKGNLSSCFITAIDDNIESIFYNIDTIAKISKNGGGVGVNISRIRAKDSMVNGYFNASGGVVPWIRIINDTAVAVNQQGRRAGAVTVAIDSWHLDIERFLELQTENGDQRTKAYDIYPQVVVSDLFMKRVEENSDWTLVDPYEIRQKYNVELCEYYGEEFERLYLEIEKDSSLTLRKVINARELFKEIMKVQIETGMPYIFFKDNANKANHNSHMGMIGNGNLCMESFSNFAPTKNFKEETEGEKGIRTVDLGEIHTCNLVSMNLAEMTRWEIPEITDIAVRILDNTIDLTKTPIKESDKHNKKYRAIGVGTMGLADFMANEYMIYEESLDEIDNLYEEIALYAIKSSALLAKSRGKYPAYEGSKWSQGIFFGKDRKWYKENSKYADKWMEIFDLVEKYGLRNGELSAVAPNTSTSLLMGATASVNPTFLRFFIEKNQKGAVPRVVKYLKDRSWFYPEFKNVDPQIYVKMMSRIGKWTTQGVSMELLFDLNKNIRAKDIFDTLLTAWKEGCKSVYYIRTIQKDTNITKDKKECESCSG